The proteins below are encoded in one region of Thermococcus peptonophilus:
- a CDS encoding DUF84 family protein gives MYGEVEVIPLEVDSGVPDQPVGLEETVKGAINRAMRAIEKAGADFGVGIEAGLYPIDREGRITLGHGPGFEYPLGVIRRVFGEGVEVGIAMGELVNDPELKRKIGAIGVLTHERLVRKELNKLAMLMALVPRLNPEWY, from the coding sequence ATATACGGTGAAGTTGAGGTAATCCCCCTTGAAGTTGACAGTGGAGTTCCAGACCAGCCGGTTGGACTTGAGGAGACGGTTAAGGGGGCTATCAACAGGGCTATGCGGGCCATTGAGAAAGCTGGTGCGGACTTTGGCGTTGGAATAGAGGCCGGCCTCTACCCAATTGACAGGGAAGGCAGGATAACCCTCGGCCACGGGCCGGGCTTTGAGTACCCTCTAGGAGTAATCAGGCGGGTGTTTGGGGAAGGTGTTGAGGTTGGAATAGCGATGGGAGAACTCGTAAACGACCCCGAACTGAAGAGGAAGATCGGTGCGATAGGAGTCTTAACCCACGAAAGGCTCGTGAGAAAAGAGCTGAACAAGCTGGCCATGCTGATGGCCTTGGTCCCGAGGCTGAACCCCGAGTGGTATTGA